The nucleotide window CAGCCGGGAGAACGCCCGCAGCTCGTAGACGACCTCGCCGTCCGGGCGCAGCGAGACGACGAAGGACTCCTCGCCGCTCTCGGGGTGTCCCGGCAGCGTGCCGTAGGCGAAGCCCCGGCGGTCCGGCTCGTCGACGACCCACACGACGCGGCACGGGATGTCCAGCCCCAGCCGCTGCAGCCCGGCGGTCATCAGGACGACGGTGCCCACGGCGCTGGCCGGCCCGTCGGCGCGGATCCGCAGCCCGGCGCCGCGCTGGGCGTCCCAGCGGAGGACCGCGGCCGCGGCCCGCTCGAACGCCTCCCGCCCGGAGCCGACCACGTGGGCGCGTTCGACCAGGTGGTACCCGGCGGGCAGCACGCCGTCGCGGGTGCCGCCGACCTCGTCGTAGGTGAACGGGGCGTCGGTGTACTGGTCGACGGTGGCGCGGCGGAGGAGTCCCACCTGCCCAGTGTGTGCTGCGTCGGTGGGCGCCGGCGGGGTAGGGGTGCCGGGTGGCCGGGGCCTTGGTGGTGGGTGCGAGCAGCGAGATCGGCGCGGCCGTGGTCGGGGCGCTGCGCGCGGCCGGCCACGAGTGCCTCGGCTGGGGCCGGGACGCCGGTCGGCTGGCGGCGGCGGGGTGCGCCGGCCGGGTGGTCGACCTGCGGTCCCCGGCGGAGGTGGACGCGGCGCTGGCCGAGCTGCCGGACCGGTTGTCGGTCGTCGTGTACGCGGCCGGCCTCTTCGACTGGGCCCCGGCCGACACCGGCGACCCCGACGTCTGGGACGAGCTGGTGACGGTGAACCTGGCGGCGGCCATGCGGGTGACGCGCGGGGTGCTCCCCGCCCTGGTCGCCGCGGCGCCCTCGTCGCTGGTCCTGCTCGGCTCGGCCGCGTCCCACCGGGCGTTCGCCGGCAACCCGGCCTACGTCGCCAGCAAGCACGGGCTGGCCGGGTTCGCCCGCTCGGTGTTCCTCGACGTCCGCGACCGGGACGTCGCCGTGACGCTGCTGTCCCCGGGCCTGGTGGCGGCCGGTGCCGGGTCGCGCGCGCCGGGGGTGCGACCCGACGAGCTGCTGCAGCCCGCCGACGTGGCCGAGGCGGTGCGCTGGGTCGTGGGCACGCCGGCGCACGTCTGCCCGGTGGAGGTGCACCTGCAACCGCAGCGGACGGCATAGGGTCACGGCACTGTGCTCGCCGCCGTCTCCGCCACCCGCTACGTCACCCCGCTGCGCGAGGGTGGCTCGCTGCCCGGTCTCATGGAGGCCGACGACCTGGGCACGTACGTGGTCAAGTGGCGGGCCGCCGGCCAGGGCGTGAAGGTCCTCGCCGCCGAGGTGGTCTGCGGTGAGCTGGCCCGCCGGCTCTCCCTGCCGGTGCCCGCGCTGGTGACCGTGGACGTCGTCCCCGAGCTCGCGGTGGGGGAGCCGGACTACGAGGTGCAGGAGCTGCTGCGCAACTCCGCCGGGACGAACCTGGGCACGGACTACCTGCCCGGTGCGCTGGACTTCGAGGCCGGGGCGGCCCGGGTCACCCCCGAGCTGGCCGGGCGGGTGCTGTGGTTCGACGCGCTCATCGGCAACGTCGACCGCTCGTGGCGCAACCCGAACATGCTCTTCTGGCACGGCCGGCTGTACCTGATCGACCACGGCGCCGCGCTGACCTTCCACCACCACTGGCCCGGCGCCCCGGCAGCGGTGACCCGCGCCTACGACGCCGCGCAGCACGCGCTGATCGAGTGCGCACCCGACGTCCCCGCCGCCGACGCCGCGCTCGGCCGGCTGGTCACCCGGCCGCTGCTCACCGACGTGCTCGCCCAGGTGCCCGACGCCTGGCTGGAGGGCCCCAGCCCGGACGACGGCCCTGAGGCGGTGCGCGAGCGCTACGTCGACCAGCTGCTGGCCCGGCTCGCCGCCCGCGACGCCTGGCTGCCCGGACTGGTCGCCGCAGCGGCCGCCGGGGGTGCGGGCCGGGGGAGTGCCCCGCGGGGGCAGAACCGGCCGTCCTGGCTCGGCCCGCCGCCGCCGGAGGGCGTGACCCAGCGGTGAGGGAGACCTTCGAGTACGCCGTGCTGCGGGTCGTGCCCCGGGTGGAGCGCGGGGAGTCGCTGAACGCCGGCGTCCTCGTCTACTGCCGGCAGCGCGACTACCTCGGCTCGCGCGTGCACCTGGACGTCGCCCGGCTGCGGGCGCTGGACCCGACCGCCGACCCGGTCGCGATCACCGCCGCGCTGCAGGCCTCGGCCGACGTCTGCTCGGCCGCGGTGGGCGTGGGGGCCGCCGGCCGCGAGGCGCTGGGCTCGCGGTTCCGCTGGCTCACCGCGCCGCGCAGCACCGTCGTGCAGCCCGGACCGGTGCACACGGGCCTCACCACCGACCCCGACGCCGAGGCCGACCGCCTCCTGCAGCTGCTGGTCCTCCCCGTCACCGACTGACGCCGGGTCAGGTGCAGAACTCGTTGCCCTCGGGGTCGAGCAGCACCGCCCACGAGGTGCCCATGCCGGACCGGTTCTCGACGAAGGTCGCACCCAGGGCGGTGAGCCGCTCGACGGCCGCGGCGATCCGCCCCTGCTGCTCCGCGGGGGGCACCGACGGCCCGCCACCGGCCTGCAGGTCCAGGTGCACGCGGTTCTTCACCGTCTTGGGCTCGGGCACCCGCTGGAAGAACAGCCGCGGCTGGGCCGGGTCGGTGCTCTCCACGGCGGAGGCGTCGTTCCAGTGGTCCTCCGGCACGCCACGGGCGGCCAGCCAGCTCGGCCAGTCGGCGGCGCCGTCCGGCGGGCCGGGCACGCGGTAGCCGCGGTCGGCGAGGGCAGCGGCCCAGAAGCCGGCCAGTCGCCCGGGGTCCTCGGCGTCGAAGACGATCTGCACGGGTCTCATGGCGGCAGTGTGGCGCCGGGGACCGACCGGACGGAAGGTGTCGGTGCCCTC belongs to Modestobacter sp. L9-4 and includes:
- a CDS encoding VOC family protein; translation: MRPVQIVFDAEDPGRLAGFWAAALADRGYRVPGPPDGAADWPSWLAARGVPEDHWNDASAVESTDPAQPRLFFQRVPEPKTVKNRVHLDLQAGGGPSVPPAEQQGRIAAAVERLTALGATFVENRSGMGTSWAVLLDPEGNEFCT
- a CDS encoding DUF3037 domain-containing protein, with translation MRETFEYAVLRVVPRVERGESLNAGVLVYCRQRDYLGSRVHLDVARLRALDPTADPVAITAALQASADVCSAAVGVGAAGREALGSRFRWLTAPRSTVVQPGPVHTGLTTDPDAEADRLLQLLVLPVTD
- a CDS encoding SDR family oxidoreductase — encoded protein: MAGALVVGASSEIGAAVVGALRAAGHECLGWGRDAGRLAAAGCAGRVVDLRSPAEVDAALAELPDRLSVVVYAAGLFDWAPADTGDPDVWDELVTVNLAAAMRVTRGVLPALVAAAPSSLVLLGSAASHRAFAGNPAYVASKHGLAGFARSVFLDVRDRDVAVTLLSPGLVAAGAGSRAPGVRPDELLQPADVAEAVRWVVGTPAHVCPVEVHLQPQRTA
- a CDS encoding HipA family kinase; this encodes MLAAVSATRYVTPLREGGSLPGLMEADDLGTYVVKWRAAGQGVKVLAAEVVCGELARRLSLPVPALVTVDVVPELAVGEPDYEVQELLRNSAGTNLGTDYLPGALDFEAGAARVTPELAGRVLWFDALIGNVDRSWRNPNMLFWHGRLYLIDHGAALTFHHHWPGAPAAVTRAYDAAQHALIECAPDVPAADAALGRLVTRPLLTDVLAQVPDAWLEGPSPDDGPEAVRERYVDQLLARLAARDAWLPGLVAAAAAGGAGRGSAPRGQNRPSWLGPPPPEGVTQR
- a CDS encoding DUF1990 family protein gives rise to the protein MGLLRRATVDQYTDAPFTYDEVGGTRDGVLPAGYHLVERAHVVGSGREAFERAAAAVLRWDAQRGAGLRIRADGPASAVGTVVLMTAGLQRLGLDIPCRVVWVVDEPDRRGFAYGTLPGHPESGEESFVVSLRPDGEVVYELRAFSRLGTRLSRLGGPVSRRVQTLALDRYVTAIRRAASR